A stretch of the Cuculus canorus isolate bCucCan1 chromosome 15, bCucCan1.pri, whole genome shotgun sequence genome encodes the following:
- the BHLHA15 gene encoding class A basic helix-loop-helix protein 15, whose product MKTKTKGKKQRRTVDKEAFSEESAVRKKELVKCLRRKERRSGGNKDSSKITTARAKHSWSNKDRRLRRLESNERERQRMHKLNSAFQALREVIPHVRAENKLSKIETLTLAKNYIKSLTSIILNMSNGHFPAAEGMGAAWGSKVYQHHQQQCGDGDHEEHLQK is encoded by the coding sequence ATGAAGActaaaaccaaaggaaagaagcaaaggcGTACTGTTGacaaagaagcattttctgaGGAGTcagctgtgagaaaaaaagaactggtGAAATGTTTGCGAcgcaaagaaaggagaagtggGGGAAACAAGGACAGTAGCAAGATCACTACAGCCAGAGCCAAGCATTCTTGGAGCAATAAGGACAGGCGCTTAAGGAGACTGGAAAGCAATGAGCGGGAGAGGCAGAGAATGCACAAGCTCAACAGTGCATTTCAGGCTTTGCGGGAGGTGATACCTCATGTGAGAGCTGAGAATAAACTTTCCAAAATAGAGACTCTTACACTGGcgaaaaattacattaaatccTTGACCTCCATTATACTCAATATGTCCAATGGACactttccagcagcagaaggcatGGGGGCTGCCTGGGGGTCCAAAGTGTACCAGCACCATCAACAGCAATGTGGGGACGGCGATCATGAGGAACATCTACAGAAATAA